From Hydractinia symbiolongicarpus strain clone_291-10 chromosome 11, HSymV2.1, whole genome shotgun sequence, the proteins below share one genomic window:
- the LOC130614204 gene encoding G-protein coupled receptor 3-like, which yields MSAAWLVTCIVLDIAVIIANFIEQLLIYQKWQYLDRIDHLLLSLSISDIISGIATLGIDSWFLARENGHISDMVLHEHHNMISKIFDSVFLFSVFASIFHVIAVAIERLYAIRFPRRYYIFTTFKFKFATISTVWIAALALTPTFAVSSLLSAKQVGSFIRGTVFLTAAIIVFITYIVIAYYLVRQRKSIIQDFSPDCSLQEDRLKRLTTLCLFLGISFVVCILPITLGYFSPKLYHPISSIMITLNSFINPCVYFVKVYYETRNITRSRSDTTHALLDHKGYAYTVTTETNYETDVNENGGHHKYYR from the coding sequence ATGAGTGCTGCGTGGTTGGTCACTTGCATTGTGTTGGATATCGCTGTGATTATAGCTAACTTCATAGAACAATTACTAATATACCAAAAGTGGCAATACTTAGACAGAATCGATCATTTGTTATTGAGCCTCTCTATATCGGATATAATCAGTGGAATAGCTACCCTGGGTATTGATTCGTGGTTTTTAGCTCGTGAAAATGGTCATATCAGTGATATGGTACTGCATGAACATCATAACATGATATCAAAAATATTCGACTCAGTCTTTTTATTCTCCGTGTTTGCTTCAATTTTTCATGTTATCGCAGTTGCGATTGAAAGACTATACGCCATCAGATTTCCGCGTCGgtattatattttcacaacgtttaaatttaaattcgcGACGATCTCAACTGTGTGGATAGCAGCACTAGCTTTGACTCCTACATTCGCTGTCTCATCTTTATTATCTGCTAAACAAGTTGGCTCGTTCATACGGGGCACAGTATTTCTAACAGCCGccattattgtatttattacaTATATAGTCATCGCGTATTACTTAGTGCGTCAAAGAAAGTCCATTATACAAGATTTTAGTCCAGATTGTAGCTTACAAGAAGATCGACTGAAACGTCTAACTACTTTGTGCTTGTTTCTTGGAATCAGTTTTGTCGTCTGCATTTTACCAATCACCCTTGGATATTTTAGTCCTAAACTTTACCACCCGATATCAAGTATCATGATTActttaaattcatttattaACCCGTGCGTCTATTTTGTGAAAGTTTATTATGAAACGCGTAATATAACACGAAGCAGATCAGACACTACGCATGCGCTGTTAGATCACAAAGGTTATGCGTACACGGTTACAACTGAAACGAATTACGAGACCGATGTGAATGAGAACGGAGGCCATCACAAGTATTATAGGTAG
- the LOC130614419 gene encoding conodipine-P1-like: MDVHLVLSLLILFSNKNWSQGQDTCTVVNNINGCSTPLRLPFPYKSLFTPACNRHDVCYRCGVSHGWKQEECDKGFKQRMYTLCQNMTLSSSKNKRSTEESSWGKDFFVKMYNGWKKATENSTNTEQAKRLWNEALGIFKLVIKWRAITDPVNKCKHGADIYYNAVKTFGVFAYRTTRKENCKETCAKNMGNPYTK; encoded by the exons ATGGATGTTCATTTAGTTTTATCCTTGTTAATTCTTTTTTCCAACAAAAATTGGTCGCAAGGTCAAGACACATGTACTGTCGTGAATAACATCAATGGCTGCAGCACACCACTTCGTCTACCATTTCCCTATAAGTCTCTATTTACACCCGCATGTAACCGACACGATGTTTGTTATCGATGC ggtGTAAGTCATGGCTGGAAACAAGAAGAATGCGATAAAGGTTTCAAGCAACGTATGTATACGCTGTGTCAAAATATGACCTTAAGTTcttcaaaaaacaaaagaagcaCAGAGGAGTCTTCATGGGGAAAAGACTTCTTTGTTAAAATGTATAATGGTTGGAAAAAAGCCACAGAGAATAGCACAAACACGGAACAAGCCAAACGTTTATGGAATGAAGCTTTAGGTATTTTTAAGCTCGTTATTAAATGGAGAGCAATCACTGATCCGGTGAACAAATGCAAACACGGAGCTGATATATATTATAACGCGGTTAAAACTTTTGGTGTTTTTGCCTACCGCACAACGAGAAAAGAGAATTGTAAAGAAACCTGTGCAAAAAACATGGGAAACCCTTACacgaaataa
- the LOC130614344 gene encoding conodipine-P2-like, giving the protein MIHLPAFGVLVVLCLIGGSDGALPSNCTVMQDVNGCSIPFGLPFPYKTLFTLSCYAHDVCYRCGQKYSWTQKQCDDSFKKEMHRLCEDKYSVYLNNHKSSLFMNLGEIYKKIYNGWKKATENKSSKEEAKRLWREAYTLFKMITKWTFIFNDEKKCKHGADIYHHAVKSFGIYAFRQKSKAHCSEKCAETIGKP; this is encoded by the exons ATGATACATTTGCCAGCTTTCGGAGTTCTAGTTGTGTTATGCTTGATAGGGGGTTCAGATGGTGCATTGCCATCAAATTGTACAGTCATGCAGGATGTAAATGGTTGCAGCATACCGTTTGGATTACCATTCCCATATAAGACTTTGTTTACATTGTCGTGTTATGCACACGATGTCTGCTACCGTTGT GGTCAAAAATATAGCTGGACCCAAAAACAATGTGACGACtcttttaaaaaggaaatgcACCGGTTATGTGAAGATAAATACTCCGTTTACCTCAATAACCACAAAAGCAGCTTATTTATGAACCTGGGAgagatatataaaaaaatctacAACGGTTGGAAAAAAGCGACGGAAAACAAATCTTCTAAAGAGGAAGCGAAACGACTTTGGAGAGAAGCATATACTTTATTTAAGATGATAACAAAGTGGACATTTATTTTCAACGATGAAAAGAAGTGTAAGCATGGTGCGGACATATACCATCATGCTGTCAAATCTTTTGGTATATATGCCTTTCGACAAAAGTCAAAGGCGCACTGCTCGGAAAAATGTGCTGAAACAATCGGAAAGCCTTAA
- the LOC130614342 gene encoding 39S ribosomal protein L3, mitochondrial-like, which produces MLPISTMRQFHKTSATLNELIKHYKCVCLASREFSTVEPKNLFEVYLKNSHWMGVYDRHPVTKESLPVKTLRERQLKEKQKQSPIDIPVFINPKAQAWTKESKRVGAVGKKLGTSVLWTKEGFRHQVTLVQIKECHVMDTQISREDGGIDKLTQMLVGTEDITDEEYLATFSRQKMKWFDERGIFPKKFWTGFLVSKDALLLPGTPITAQHFQAGQYVNVQGITVKQGFQGVMKRWGMKGQPASHGQSKTHRKMGATGGGQDPGRIFPGKKMAGHVGGRYKTTPPLKIFRINTKFNVLYIRGPLPGEVGSYLKIKDGRNRDFPNEPPPFPTYFDDTADSIEEEDLYDDRVCPVDCPSLTFPPYKL; this is translated from the exons ATGCTACCAATATCTACTatgagacagtttcataaaactAGTGCAACTTTAAATGAATTAATAAAACACTACAAATGTGTTTGCCTTGCAAGCAGAGAGTTTAGTACCGTGGaacccaaaaatttatttgaggTATATTTGAAAAACTCGCATTGGATGGGAGTGTATGATAGACATCCAGTTACTAAAGAAAGCCTACCTGTAAAAACTTTAAGAGAGCGTCAgttgaaagaaaaacaaaaacaaagtccCATAGATATTCCAGTTTTTATTAACCCAAAAGCACAAGCATGGACAAAAGAATCTAAACGTGTTGGAGCAGTTGGAAAAAAACTAGGAACTAGTGTGCTGTGGACTAAGGAGGGGTTTCGACACCAGGTTACCCTTGTACAAATTAAAGAGTGTCATGTTATGGACACACAAATATCGCGTGAAGATGGTGGTATCGATAAACTTACACAAATGCTTGTTGGTACAGAGGATATAACTGATGAAGAATACCTAGCAACG ttttcccGCCAAAAAATGAAATGGTTTGATGAGCGTGGCATCTTTCCAAAAAAGTTTTGGACTGGTTTTCTTGTTTCAAAGGATGCTTTGTTGTTGCCAG GAACGCCGATCACTGCTCAACACTTTCAAGCTGGCCAATACGTTAACGTTCAAGGAATAAC CGTTAAACAGGGTTTTCAAGGAGTAATGAAGCGTTGGGGTATGAAGGGCCAACCTGCATCACATGGTCAATCAAAGACGCATAGAAAAATGGGTGCAACTGGAGGTGGACAG GATCCTGGAAGAATTTTTCCTGGAAAGAAAATGGCAGGTCATGTGGGTGGAAGGTACAAAACCACCCCGCCATTAAag ATATTTCGCATTAACACAAAATTTAACGTGCTCTACATAAGAGGGCCGTTACCTGGTGAGGTTGGTAGTTATCTTAAAATCAAAGACGGACGCAATCGTGATTTTCCGAATGAGCCACCGCCATTTCCAACATATTTTGATGACACCGCTGACAGTATCGAGGAAGAAGACTTGTACGACGATCGTGTGTGTCCCGTCGATTGCCCGTCACTTACCTTTCCCCCGTATAAACTATAa
- the LOC130614113 gene encoding uncharacterized protein LOC130614113 gives MILVIVLLANLLSLSAHNIVKLYTGDFEEIVLNSEDTWLISVESSMDEVENVERRYRGLFRVGWTSKADILKDHKVNLSKDTLYLVYPYGSEKQKQQKVKLTKSMENAVELALKSIPDSTVILPNRIEGQNVKLRGFFEQAYASTPTRFPVVYFTKATETPVEVKVLALKYSTLFSFGIIRKPSSETMATYNIKTLPHFTAFIVDNLVKERQPRIKKIQFVDKLYGPLKYSMMVRFLYLLHKYHFTELPYLSVHKVDIDLDSIFFDDLDKFSENYLKHPLNVPSNKKEL, from the exons atgattttggtTATTGTACTCTTGGCCAATTTATTATCATTGTCTGCACATAATATTGTGAAATTATACACTGGCGACTTTGaggaaattgttttaaattcgGAAGACACGTGGTTAATTAGTGTTGAGTCGTCTATGGATGAAGTTGAAAATGTGGAGAGACGATATCGTGGTCTATTTCGAGTGGGTTGGACGAGCAAGGCAGACATTTTAAAAGATCACAAG GTAAATCTAAGTAAAGACACACTGTATCTTGTTTATCCGTACGGTTCAgaaaagcaaaaacaacaaaaagtcaAATTAACAAAGTCTATGGAAAATGCAGTTGAATTGGCTTTAAAGAGTATCCCAGATAGCACAGTTATTTTACCGAACAGAATTGAAGGTCAAAATGTTAAATTGAGGGGATTCTTCGAACAAGCATATGCTTCGACTCCAACGAGATTTCCGGTGGTGTATTTTACTA AAGCCACCGAAACACCAGTTGAAGTGAAAGTTCTGGCCCTAAAATACTCCACACTCTTTTCCTTTGGAATCATCCGAAAACCGTCATCTGAAACTATGGCAACATACAACATCAAAACATTACCGCATTTCACTGCATTTATTGTGGACAATTTGGTAAAAGAAAGGCAACCTCGAATAAAGAAAATTCAATTCGTTGACAAATTATATGGCCCGTTGAAATACTCAATGATGGTTCGCTTTTTGTATTTGTTACATAAATACCATTTCACAGAATTGCCATATTTAAGCGTTCACAAAGTAGACATTGATTTAgattcaatattttttgatgATTTGGATAAATTTAGTGAGAATTACTTAAAACACCCTTTAAATGTACCATCCAATAAGAAAGAACTTTGA